The following is a genomic window from Balneolaceae bacterium.
GTAGGTTAACGGGATAACAAATATACATCTAATCGATTCTAGATATTCACTTATCCCTTTTAAGCTTCTTAATATTTCCAGGTGCTGTTGTGATTTACTTCCATTGTTTCCTATGATTATTACTTTTTTATTGTGAAAATCGAAATTTGGAAAAATGTGTTTCAAATTTTTCGTAGCGATATTTGTATTCCCTCTTTCCATAAAGCGCGCAATTTTATCTACACCATCAACACCAAATTTACACTGGAAAACTTTTGTATTAATTTTCAAATTTTGAATCTTATTATGAATTTCTGTGCTAATTGTTCTTACTTGATCTACTTTTTTTAAAATTCTTTTTTGTTTTCTGATTTCTTCATCACTTGCTCTGAGTATGTCACTTCCCCAATGCGTTACACATATTTTTTTATCAAATTTTAATAAAGAATTAACGATTGAGGCATAAAAAGAATTGAAAGAATGAAAGTCAACTATATCAAAGTGTTTAGCAATTTTTATCACCCAATACTTTCTAAATATTCTTAATAATAGACCCCTCAATTTGGGAATTTTAAGAATAAGCTTAACAAGTGAATACATTCTTTTATTAGGCAGGTAGCATCCATCGTAAGAAAAATCAACGGTGTTAAGAGTAGTAATTACTATTCCCTTGTTCCTCATTTCTAACCTTAATCGATCTATTAAGGTTTTATGATTCGAGAATCTGTATAGAAGCAGTACTTTCATTTAATGAGGTAAAATAATATCTAATTAAGTCAAAATTTCTGCATATAGTATATAGAACCACTGTCACGTTTTACCACATCGAAGCTGCCGCTCTAAGCGATGTTAAATTCATTCTGTTAATAGGCAACTGCGTATGTCTCCAACAGGAACATCGTACGTCCACAATACTCATTCTATCTTAAACGGAATTTGATTGCTGTTCTCAAAAAAGGTCAGTTTCCCGCGGGGTCTTGGATTTTAGGCAGATTTATTATCCTAACTTCTTTAATCATTTATTTTTTTGTTGACGCCCATTTTTCCAACCCTCCCTTTTTTAAATATTTATAGCCATCTACATTGAATAATTCATACAAAATAATACTGATAATTGCCCCTACCAAAATTTGAACTGAAACTAAAATCAAAATATTCACCTCGAAATAAAATGGCATCATATAAATGGCAAAATACATAATTGAACTTACCAGCACTGCTGCAGTAAAGTCTTTAACCTGTACCAAAGTACCATAGCTTATCGTTTTACCTCCATAATGACTTATCAACCAAAAAGAAAAAAACTGATGAACTATCATAACATACAGCATTACCTTAATACCAATAAATATTACAGATAAAATCACAGGAATTGCCATAAACTTCCTTGCAATTCCAATATTTAATATGATATCAGACTTTCCTGCAACTTTTAACATATTTGAGTTCAGGGCATCTAATGGATAAAATATTGCTGAAAAACATAATATTTTCAAAAACTCTCCTGTGAGCCTCCATTCTTCCCCAAGTAACAGTACCGAAAAATTTTCGGCAACAGCAGATAATCCAAATAGTAATGTTATGGTCACCAAAGAAATTATCTTTGTTAGCTTTCTATAGGCCTGTTTAAGGCGCTTCGGGTCATCCTGAATATTGGATAAAACAGGGTACGTTACTTTCTGAACAATCCCGGTAATACCTTTTGAAGGGAAATTTTTAAACCCATCTGCTTTTGTGTAATGCCCAAGCTGCTCGGCACTATAATATTTTCCAATTATTAAATAGTATATGCTCAGATATATTTGGCCAATTATCCCATGTACTGCAAGTCTGCTACCAAAAGAAAACATCTCTTTAAATGACTGTTTGCTAAACGTGAACTTGGGAACCCACTTACTCCAAAACCAATAAAGAATCAAGGTAAAAAGACTTATTAATAATGTTTTGGCTACCAGGCTCCATACACCAAAACCATAAAAAGCCATGGCAATCGCAATTACACCTGCTATTACAGAAGCAATAACATCAACCTTTGTTAACAGTTTAAAATCAAGCTCTTTGGTTAACTTAGCTTTTTGAATCAGTATAAAGGCATTAATGATTAATGTAATACTCAAAACCCTTACCAAACTGACCAATTCTGGTTCATTATAAAATTGAGCGATCAATCCTGCACTGAAGAATAAGATGAGGTAGAGTCCAAAACTCATTCCCACGTTAAAGAAAAAAGCAGTAGAGTAATCTTCTTCAGTACAGTTGGGATTTCGAATTAATGCGTCTTTCAAACCACTGTTAACAAGTGTGCTGGACAGTGCAATGAATATGGTTAACATACCAATTAATCCAAATTCTCTTGGAGACAATAAACGGGCTAATATAATACCAACTATAAATGCATTAATTTGGACAGAAAAATTCTGGATAAAGCTCCAGAATACACCATTTACGGTTTTTTCCCTTAAGTTCTTCAATTAAAAAAAATGAAATTAACTAGAT
Proteins encoded in this region:
- a CDS encoding lipopolysaccharide biosynthesis protein gives rise to the protein MKNLREKTVNGVFWSFIQNFSVQINAFIVGIILARLLSPREFGLIGMLTIFIALSSTLVNSGLKDALIRNPNCTEEDYSTAFFFNVGMSFGLYLILFFSAGLIAQFYNEPELVSLVRVLSITLIINAFILIQKAKLTKELDFKLLTKVDVIASVIAGVIAIAMAFYGFGVWSLVAKTLLISLFTLILYWFWSKWVPKFTFSKQSFKEMFSFGSRLAVHGIIGQIYLSIYYLIIGKYYSAEQLGHYTKADGFKNFPSKGITGIVQKVTYPVLSNIQDDPKRLKQAYRKLTKIISLVTITLLFGLSAVAENFSVLLLGEEWRLTGEFLKILCFSAIFYPLDALNSNMLKVAGKSDIILNIGIARKFMAIPVILSVIFIGIKVMLYVMIVHQFFSFWLISHYGGKTISYGTLVQVKDFTAAVLVSSIMYFAIYMMPFYFEVNILILVSVQILVGAIISIILYELFNVDGYKYLKKGGLEKWASTKK